The Streptomyces sp. NL15-2K genome contains a region encoding:
- a CDS encoding N-acetyltransferase — translation MELKVSSLAERPEMHERVVEMATSWPEFVLADPVGAFHYGRIATELPQHVLFAEDERGEVVAQAHSVPFALAVEGRGELPALGWDQVLLWAFADLRRGVRPDTVSAIAISVAPHVQGRGLSALMLSAMRDSARAQGFQEVVAPVRPNAKHLEPRTPIEEYAHRVRPDGLPHDPWLRVHARVGATIDSVAPASMTVPGSLEQWRRWTGLPFDTAGDIEVPGALVPVRCEPERGYAVYVEPNVWVRHAL, via the coding sequence ATGGAGCTGAAGGTATCGAGTCTCGCCGAGCGTCCCGAGATGCATGAGCGAGTGGTCGAAATGGCCACCAGCTGGCCGGAGTTCGTGCTGGCGGACCCTGTCGGCGCCTTCCACTACGGCCGGATCGCCACCGAACTCCCGCAGCACGTGCTGTTCGCCGAGGACGAGCGGGGCGAGGTCGTCGCGCAGGCCCACAGCGTGCCCTTCGCTCTCGCCGTCGAGGGCCGCGGTGAACTGCCCGCCCTCGGCTGGGACCAGGTGCTCCTGTGGGCCTTCGCCGACCTGCGACGCGGCGTCCGCCCCGACACGGTCAGCGCGATCGCCATCAGCGTCGCTCCCCACGTGCAGGGCCGCGGCCTGTCCGCGCTGATGCTGTCGGCGATGCGCGACAGCGCCCGCGCCCAGGGCTTCCAGGAGGTGGTCGCCCCCGTCCGCCCCAACGCCAAGCACCTGGAACCGCGCACGCCGATCGAGGAGTACGCCCACCGCGTACGCCCCGACGGCCTCCCGCACGACCCGTGGCTGCGCGTCCACGCCCGGGTCGGCGCCACCATCGACTCCGTCGCACCGGCCTCCATGACCGTGCCCGGCTCACTGGAGCAGTGGCGCCGCTGGACCGGGCTGCCCTTCGACACGGCGGGCGACATCGAGGTACCCGGCGCGCTGGTGCCGGTGCGCTGCGAGCCGGAGCGCGGCTACGCGGTGTACGTCGAGCCCAATGTGTGGGTGCGGCACGCTCTGTGA
- a CDS encoding SDR family oxidoreductase has product MTSVNNVQTNGPRTVLVTGAGTGIGRATARAFAAQGARVVAVGRREAPLAETAEGHPGITPLPADITADDAPDRIVRTVLDSHGRLDVLVNNAAIVRRESLGTYTRTAIDPLLATNLTAPVLLTQAALPALTDSKGVIVNVSTSVGQRAWPGNSLYAATKTALELLTRSWAVELASRGIRVAAVAPGAIRTPIGTHSGLTPEQMTAFREWQLAHTPLGRIGDPEEVAWAITQLASPDASFVTGVVFPVDGGAVLA; this is encoded by the coding sequence ATGACTTCCGTGAACAACGTACAGACCAACGGCCCCCGAACCGTCCTCGTCACCGGCGCCGGCACCGGAATCGGCCGTGCCACCGCCCGTGCCTTCGCCGCGCAGGGCGCGCGCGTCGTCGCCGTGGGCCGCCGCGAGGCGCCCCTCGCCGAGACCGCCGAGGGCCACCCGGGGATCACCCCGCTGCCCGCCGACATCACCGCGGACGACGCCCCGGACCGCATCGTCCGAACGGTCCTCGACAGCCACGGCCGACTGGACGTGCTGGTCAACAACGCGGCGATCGTACGGAGGGAGTCGCTCGGCACGTACACCCGCACCGCCATCGACCCGCTCCTCGCGACGAACCTCACCGCCCCGGTCCTGCTCACCCAGGCCGCGCTGCCTGCCCTCACCGACAGCAAGGGCGTGATCGTCAACGTCAGTACGTCGGTCGGACAGCGCGCCTGGCCGGGCAACTCCCTCTACGCCGCCACGAAGACCGCCCTTGAACTCCTCACCCGCAGCTGGGCCGTGGAACTCGCCTCGCGCGGCATCCGGGTCGCCGCCGTCGCACCCGGCGCGATCCGCACGCCCATCGGCACCCACTCGGGCCTCACCCCGGAGCAGATGACGGCCTTCCGCGAGTGGCAGCTCGCCCACACCCCGCTGGGCCGCATCGGCGACCCCGAGGAGGTGGCCTGGGCGATCACCCAACTCGCCTCGCCCGACGCGTCCTTCGTCACCGGCGTCGTGTTCCCGGTGGACGGCGGTGCCGTACTCGCCTGA
- a CDS encoding Rv0909 family putative TA system antitoxin, with translation MGIFDRFKGQAKGSKSKDVSDAAERKVNKKTGNKYERQVDDAQQRIEGSLGMDRDRPEQP, from the coding sequence ATGGGCATCTTCGACAGGTTCAAGGGCCAGGCGAAGGGCAGCAAGTCCAAGGACGTGTCCGACGCCGCGGAACGGAAAGTCAACAAGAAGACGGGCAACAAGTACGAGCGCCAGGTCGACGACGCGCAGCAGCGAATCGAAGGCTCGCTCGGCATGGATCGCGACAGGCCCGAACAGCCGTAA
- a CDS encoding HNH endonuclease family protein, producing the protein MMRLRGGAAAAVRTGLAVCVAMALVAGCEGLEGEAGSSAGGGAAAPAPDGHAVSPLKNPDGTKPGLAPLTSEADEAAARKLIESLRTKGRGPKTGYDRDEFGYAWMDTADGVPLARNGCDTRNDLLKRDGQSLRFRSGSDCVVIAMTLDDPYTGTAIEWRKQKASEVQIDHVVPLSYSWQMGASRWSEDKREQLANDPLNLIPAEGRANSAKGDSGPAAWLPPNKRIRCAYAVRFTQVALKYELSVTAPDRQMMLRQCQG; encoded by the coding sequence ATGATGCGGCTGCGGGGCGGGGCGGCGGCGGCCGTCAGGACCGGACTGGCCGTGTGCGTCGCCATGGCCCTCGTCGCCGGGTGCGAAGGCCTCGAAGGGGAAGCGGGTTCCTCGGCCGGCGGCGGTGCGGCGGCTCCGGCCCCGGACGGGCACGCCGTCAGCCCCCTGAAGAACCCCGACGGAACCAAGCCGGGCCTCGCCCCCCTGACGAGCGAGGCCGACGAGGCCGCGGCTCGCAAGCTCATCGAGTCGCTGCGGACGAAGGGACGTGGACCCAAAACGGGCTACGACCGGGACGAGTTCGGGTACGCGTGGATGGATACGGCCGACGGTGTCCCGCTGGCGCGCAACGGCTGCGACACCCGCAACGACCTGCTGAAACGCGACGGTCAGAGCCTGCGCTTCCGCTCCGGTTCCGACTGCGTGGTCATCGCGATGACGCTGGACGACCCCTACACCGGCACGGCCATCGAGTGGCGCAAGCAAAAGGCCTCCGAGGTACAGATCGACCACGTCGTGCCGCTGTCCTACAGCTGGCAGATGGGTGCCTCGCGCTGGTCGGAGGACAAGCGCGAGCAACTGGCCAACGACCCGCTCAACCTGATCCCGGCCGAGGGACGGGCCAACTCTGCCAAGGGCGACTCCGGCCCCGCCGCCTGGCTCCCGCCGAACAAGCGGATCCGGTGCGCCTACGCGGTCCGCTTCACCCAGGTCGCCCTCAAGTACGAGCTGTCGGTGACCGCGCCGGACCGGCAGATGATGCTGCGGCAGTGCCAGGGATGA
- the mfd gene encoding transcription-repair coupling factor translates to MSLHGLLDAVVKDTALAEAITAAADGNRMHVDLVGPPAARPFAVAALAREAARPVLAVTATGREAEDLAAALRSLLPSEGVVEYPSWETLPHERLSPRSDTVGRRLAVLRRLAHPRPDDPETGPVSVVVAPVRSVLQPQVKGLGDLEPVALRTGRTADLNEVVEALAAAAYARVELVEKRGEFAVRGGILDVFPPTEEHPLRIEFWGDDVEEIRYFKVADQRSLEVAEHGLWAPPCRELLLTDDVRARARALAEQHPELGELLGKIAEGIAVEGMESLAPVLVDDMELLLDVLPKGSMAVVCDPERVRTRAADLVATSQEFLQASWAATAGGGEAPIDVDAASLWSIADVRDRARELDMMWWSVSPFAADEDLDADTLKLGMHAPETYRGDTARALADTKGWLADGWRAVYVTEAHGPAARTVEVLGGEGIAARLDADLAEISPSVVHVACGSIDYGFVAPALKLAVLTETDLSGQKAAGKDGARMPARRRKTIDPLTLEAGDYIVHEQHGVGRYIEMVQRTVQGATREYLVVEYAPAKRGQPGDRLYIPTDQLEQITKYVGGEAPTLHRLGGADWTKTKARAKKAVKEIAADLIKLYSARMAAPGYTFGADTPWQRELEDAFPYAETPDQLTTIAEVKEDMEKSVPMDRLVCGDVGYGKTEIAVRAAFKAVQDGKQVAVLVPTTLLVQQHFGTFSERYSQFPVNVRALSRFQTDTEAKAVLEGLREGSVDVVIGTHRLFSSETKFKDLGLVIVDEEQRFGVEHKEQLKKLRANVDVLTMSATPIPRTLEMAVTGIREMSTITTPPEERHPVLTFVGPYEEKQIGAAIRRELLREGQVFYIHNRVESIDRAAARLREIVPEARIAIAHGQMSEQALEQVVVDFWEKRFDVLVSTTIVESGIDISNANTLIVERGDNFGLSQLHQLRGRVGRGRERGYAYFLYPPEKPLTETAHERLATIAQHTEMGAGMYVAMKDLEIRGAGNLLGGEQSGHIAGVGFDLYVRMVGEAVADYRASLEGGVEEEPPLEVKIELPVDAHVPHEYAPGERLRLQAYRAIASVNSEQDIKSVREELVDRYGKLPEPVENLLLVAGLRMLARACGVGEIVLQGNNIRFAPVELRESQELRVKRLYPGTVIKPALHQLLVPRPKTAKVGGKPLVGRELLGWVGEFLTSILGS, encoded by the coding sequence ATGAGCCTGCACGGTCTGCTCGACGCCGTAGTCAAGGACACCGCCCTCGCGGAAGCGATCACCGCGGCCGCAGACGGCAACCGCATGCACGTCGACCTGGTCGGCCCCCCGGCGGCCCGCCCCTTCGCGGTCGCCGCCCTCGCCCGCGAGGCCGCCCGCCCCGTACTGGCGGTCACGGCGACGGGACGTGAGGCGGAGGACCTCGCCGCGGCCCTGCGCTCCCTGCTCCCCTCGGAGGGGGTCGTGGAGTACCCGTCCTGGGAGACCCTCCCGCACGAGCGCCTCAGCCCCCGCAGCGACACCGTCGGCCGCCGTCTCGCCGTCCTGCGCCGACTGGCCCACCCCCGCCCCGACGACCCCGAGACCGGCCCCGTCTCGGTGGTCGTGGCACCCGTACGATCCGTGCTCCAGCCGCAGGTCAAGGGCCTCGGCGACCTGGAGCCGGTGGCCCTGCGCACGGGCCGGACCGCGGACCTGAACGAGGTGGTGGAAGCCCTCGCGGCGGCGGCCTACGCGCGCGTGGAGCTCGTGGAGAAGCGCGGCGAGTTCGCGGTGCGCGGCGGCATCCTCGACGTCTTCCCGCCCACCGAGGAACACCCCCTGCGCATCGAGTTCTGGGGCGACGACGTAGAGGAGATCCGCTACTTCAAGGTCGCCGACCAGCGCTCCCTGGAAGTCGCCGAGCACGGCCTGTGGGCCCCGCCCTGCCGCGAACTGCTGCTCACCGACGACGTCCGCGCACGCGCGCGTGCCCTCGCCGAGCAGCACCCGGAGCTCGGCGAACTGCTCGGCAAGATCGCCGAGGGCATCGCCGTGGAAGGCATGGAGTCCCTGGCACCGGTGCTGGTCGACGACATGGAACTGCTGCTCGACGTCCTGCCGAAGGGCTCCATGGCCGTCGTATGCGATCCGGAGCGGGTCCGCACGCGTGCCGCGGATCTCGTGGCCACGAGCCAGGAGTTCCTGCAGGCGTCCTGGGCGGCCACCGCGGGGGGCGGCGAGGCGCCCATCGATGTCGACGCCGCCTCCCTGTGGTCCATCGCGGACGTCCGGGACCGGGCGCGCGAGCTGGACATGATGTGGTGGTCGGTGTCGCCGTTCGCGGCCGACGAAGATCTTGACGCGGACACCCTGAAGCTGGGGATGCACGCCCCGGAGACCTACCGCGGCGACACCGCCAGGGCCCTCGCCGACACCAAGGGCTGGCTCGCCGACGGCTGGCGCGCGGTCTACGTGACCGAGGCGCACGGCCCGGCGGCCCGTACCGTCGAGGTGCTCGGCGGCGAGGGCATCGCCGCCCGGCTGGACGCGGACCTCGCGGAGATCTCCCCGTCGGTCGTGCACGTGGCGTGCGGGTCCATCGACTACGGCTTCGTCGCCCCGGCGCTGAAGCTCGCCGTGCTGACCGAGACCGACCTGTCCGGCCAGAAGGCGGCCGGCAAGGACGGCGCCCGGATGCCCGCCCGCCGCCGCAAGACGATCGACCCGCTGACCCTGGAGGCGGGCGACTACATCGTCCACGAGCAGCACGGCGTGGGCCGCTACATCGAGATGGTGCAGCGCACCGTGCAGGGCGCCACCCGCGAGTACCTGGTGGTGGAGTACGCGCCCGCCAAGCGCGGCCAGCCCGGCGACCGGCTGTACATCCCCACCGACCAGCTGGAGCAGATCACCAAGTACGTCGGCGGCGAGGCCCCCACCCTGCACCGCCTGGGCGGCGCCGACTGGACGAAGACCAAGGCGCGCGCGAAGAAGGCCGTCAAGGAGATCGCGGCGGACCTGATCAAGCTGTACAGCGCGCGCATGGCGGCACCCGGGTACACCTTCGGCGCCGACACCCCCTGGCAGCGCGAGCTGGAGGACGCGTTCCCGTACGCCGAGACGCCCGACCAGCTCACCACCATCGCCGAGGTCAAGGAGGACATGGAGAAGTCGGTCCCCATGGACCGCCTGGTCTGCGGCGACGTCGGCTACGGCAAGACGGAGATCGCGGTCCGCGCCGCCTTCAAGGCCGTACAGGACGGCAAGCAGGTGGCGGTACTGGTGCCCACCACCTTGCTGGTGCAGCAGCACTTCGGGACGTTCTCCGAGCGCTACTCGCAGTTCCCGGTCAATGTGCGGGCGCTGTCCCGCTTCCAGACCGACACGGAGGCCAAGGCGGTCCTGGAGGGGCTCAGGGAGGGTTCGGTGGACGTCGTCATCGGCACCCACCGGCTGTTCTCCTCGGAGACCAAGTTCAAGGACCTGGGCCTGGTCATCGTCGACGAGGAGCAGCGCTTCGGCGTCGAGCACAAGGAGCAGCTGAAGAAGCTGCGCGCGAACGTGGACGTGCTGACCATGTCCGCGACCCCGATCCCCAGGACCCTGGAGATGGCGGTCACCGGCATCCGCGAGATGTCCACGATCACCACCCCGCCGGAGGAGCGCCACCCGGTGCTCACCTTCGTCGGCCCGTACGAGGAGAAGCAGATCGGCGCGGCCATCCGCCGCGAGCTGCTGCGCGAGGGCCAGGTCTTCTACATCCACAACCGGGTGGAGTCGATCGACCGGGCGGCGGCGAGGCTGCGCGAGATCGTCCCGGAGGCGCGGATCGCCATCGCCCACGGCCAGATGTCGGAGCAGGCCCTGGAGCAGGTCGTCGTCGACTTCTGGGAGAAGAGGTTCGACGTCCTCGTCTCCACGACGATCGTCGAGTCCGGCATCGACATCTCCAACGCCAACACCCTGATCGTGGAGCGCGGCGACAACTTCGGCCTCTCGCAGCTGCACCAGCTGCGCGGTCGCGTGGGCCGCGGCCGCGAGCGCGGCTACGCCTACTTCCTCTACCCGCCGGAGAAGCCCCTCACGGAGACCGCCCACGAGCGCCTGGCGACCATCGCCCAGCACACGGAGATGGGCGCGGGCATGTACGTGGCGATGAAGGACCTGGAGATCCGCGGCGCGGGCAACCTGCTCGGCGGCGAGCAGTCCGGCCACATCGCGGGCGTCGGCTTCGACCTGTACGTCCGTATGGTCGGCGAGGCGGTCGCGGACTACCGCGCCTCCCTGGAGGGCGGCGTGGAGGAGGAGCCGCCGCTGGAGGTCAAGATCGAGCTCCCGGTCGACGCGCACGTCCCGCACGAGTACGCGCCCGGCGAGCGGCTGCGCCTCCAGGCCTACCGGGCGATCGCCTCGGTGAACTCCGAGCAGGACATCAAGTCCGTACGCGAGGAACTCGTCGACCGCTACGGCAAGCTGCCCGAGCCGGTGGAGAACCTGCTGCTGGTGGCGGGCCTGCGCATGCTCGCGCGGGCGTGCGGGGTCGGCGAGATCGTCCTGCAGGGCAACAACATCCGCTTCGCGCCCGTGGAACTGCGCGAGTCCCAGGAACTGCGGGTCAAGCGGCTCTACCCGGGGACCGTCATCAAGCCGGCGCTGCACCAGCTGCTCGTGCCGCGCCCGAAGACCGCGAAGGTGGGCGGCAAGCCGCTGGTCGGGCGGGAACTGCTCGGCTGGGTCGGCGAGTTCCTGACGTCGATCCTGGGATCGTAG
- a CDS encoding ABC transporter permease — translation MTVLKTSMRNFFAHKGRMALSAVAVLLSVAFVCGTLVFTDTMNTTFDKLFATTASDVTVAPKEAKSEDTPQNGKPESLPAAMLEQVTKADGVKSAEGAVSSMNVTVVDNDNENMGSSSGAPTIAGNWTKNDLRSMEITSGHAPRGPTELMVDADTADKHDLKLGDELRTISVAGDFKAKIVGIAAFKVTNPGAAIVFFDTATAQRELLGATGRFTQVNVTAAAGVSDTQLKQNIARTLDGTFKLQTAKENADENRKDVGEFMNVIKYAMLGFAGIAFLVGIFLIINTFSMLVAQRTREIGLMRAIGSSRKQVNRSVLVEALLLGFVGSILGVGAGVGIAIGLMKLMSMAGMNLSTDDLTVKAATPVAGLVLGVVVTVLAAYLPARRAGKVSPMAALRDAGTPADGRAGLVRGLIGLVLTGAGAFALYTAATADKASDGALTLGGGIVLSLIGFVVIGPLLAGGVVRVISAVLLRAFGPVGRMAERNALRNPRRTGATGAALMIGLALVACLSVVGSSMVASATSELDKSVGADFIVQGNQRIVPQAEKAMQQTPGLTHVTRYKELNATLTSPDGKKDDSGITAADPTYAQDLRRPTTAGTLSAAYGKDAMSVGSDYAKAHGVRVGDTITVAFKGGETAKLKVAAITSDDSALDQGARYTSIETMRKYVPADQIPPNTIMFAQAKEGQQDQAYTALKKSLHDYPQYQVRDQTDYKQELKDQIGQLLNMVYGLLALAIIVAVLGVVNTLALSVVERTREIGLMRAIGLSRRQLRRMIRMESVVIALFGALLGLGLGMSWGATAHKLLALEGLNVLEIPWPTIIGVFIGSAFVGLFAALIPAFRAGRMNVLNAIATE, via the coding sequence ATGACCGTCCTGAAGACCTCGATGCGCAACTTCTTCGCGCACAAGGGACGCATGGCGCTGTCGGCGGTCGCCGTGCTGCTGTCGGTGGCGTTCGTGTGCGGCACGCTCGTCTTCACCGACACCATGAACACGACATTCGACAAGCTCTTCGCGACCACCGCCTCCGACGTCACCGTCGCCCCGAAGGAGGCCAAGAGCGAAGACACCCCGCAGAACGGCAAGCCCGAGTCGCTGCCGGCCGCCATGCTGGAGCAGGTGACCAAGGCGGACGGCGTCAAGTCGGCCGAGGGCGCGGTCAGTTCCATGAACGTGACCGTCGTCGACAACGACAACGAGAACATGGGGTCCAGCAGCGGCGCCCCGACGATCGCCGGCAACTGGACCAAGAACGACCTGCGGTCGATGGAGATCACCTCCGGCCACGCCCCGCGCGGGCCGACCGAGCTGATGGTCGACGCCGACACCGCCGACAAGCACGACCTGAAGCTCGGCGACGAACTGCGCACCATCTCCGTCGCCGGTGACTTCAAGGCGAAGATCGTCGGCATCGCCGCCTTCAAGGTGACCAACCCCGGTGCCGCGATCGTCTTCTTCGACACCGCCACCGCGCAGCGCGAACTGCTCGGCGCCACCGGCCGGTTCACGCAGGTCAACGTCACAGCCGCGGCCGGAGTCAGCGACACGCAGCTCAAGCAGAACATCGCTCGGACGCTGGACGGCACGTTCAAGCTCCAGACGGCCAAGGAGAACGCCGACGAGAACCGCAAGGACGTCGGCGAGTTCATGAACGTCATCAAGTACGCCATGCTCGGCTTCGCCGGCATCGCGTTCCTGGTCGGCATCTTCCTGATCATCAACACCTTCTCGATGCTGGTCGCCCAGCGCACCCGCGAGATCGGCCTGATGCGGGCGATCGGCTCGTCCCGCAAGCAGGTCAACCGCTCGGTGCTGGTGGAGGCCCTGCTGCTCGGCTTCGTCGGCTCGATCCTCGGAGTCGGCGCGGGCGTCGGCATCGCCATCGGCCTGATGAAGCTCATGTCGATGGCCGGCATGAACCTCTCCACCGACGACCTCACGGTGAAGGCGGCGACCCCGGTGGCCGGTCTCGTGCTCGGCGTCGTGGTCACCGTCCTCGCCGCCTATCTGCCGGCCCGCCGCGCCGGCAAGGTCTCCCCGATGGCCGCGCTGCGTGACGCCGGTACGCCGGCCGACGGCAGGGCGGGCCTGGTGCGCGGCCTGATCGGGCTCGTGCTGACGGGCGCGGGCGCGTTCGCCCTCTACACGGCGGCCACGGCCGACAAGGCGAGCGACGGCGCGCTGACGCTCGGCGGGGGAATCGTCCTGTCCCTGATCGGCTTCGTCGTCATCGGGCCGCTGCTGGCCGGCGGGGTCGTGCGGGTGATCAGCGCGGTGCTGCTGCGGGCCTTCGGCCCGGTGGGCCGCATGGCCGAGCGCAACGCCCTGCGCAACCCGCGCCGCACCGGCGCCACGGGCGCGGCCCTGATGATCGGCCTGGCCCTGGTGGCCTGCCTGTCGGTGGTCGGCTCCTCGATGGTCGCCTCGGCCACCAGCGAGCTGGACAAGTCGGTCGGCGCGGACTTCATCGTCCAGGGCAACCAGCGGATCGTGCCGCAGGCCGAGAAGGCCATGCAGCAGACGCCGGGCCTGACCCACGTCACCCGCTACAAGGAACTCAACGCCACGCTGACCTCGCCCGACGGCAAGAAGGACGACTCCGGCATCACCGCCGCCGACCCGACGTACGCCCAGGACCTGCGCCGCCCGACCACGGCGGGCACCCTCTCGGCCGCCTACGGCAAGGACGCCATGTCGGTCGGCTCGGACTACGCCAAGGCGCACGGCGTGCGCGTCGGCGACACCATCACCGTCGCCTTCAAGGGCGGTGAGACGGCCAAGCTGAAGGTCGCGGCCATCACGAGCGACGACAGCGCCCTCGACCAGGGCGCCCGCTACACCAGCATCGAGACCATGCGGAAGTACGTCCCGGCCGACCAGATCCCGCCGAACACGATCATGTTCGCGCAGGCCAAGGAGGGCCAGCAGGATCAGGCGTACACGGCGCTGAAGAAGTCGCTGCACGACTACCCGCAGTACCAGGTCCGCGACCAGACCGACTACAAGCAGGAACTGAAGGACCAGATAGGCCAGCTCCTGAACATGGTCTACGGCCTGCTGGCCCTGGCGATCATCGTCGCGGTGCTGGGCGTGGTGAACACGCTGGCCCTGTCGGTGGTCGAGCGGACGCGGGAGATCGGCCTGATGCGGGCGATCGGCCTGTCGCGGCGCCAGCTGCGGCGGATGATCCGCATGGAGTCGGTGGTCATCGCCCTGTTCGGCGCGCTGCTGGGCCTGGGCCTGGGCATGAGCTGGGGCGCCACCGCCCACAAGCTCCTCGCCCTGGAGGGCCTGAACGTCCTCGAGATCCCCTGGCCGACGATCATCGGCGTCTTCATCGGCTCGGCCTTCGTGGGCCTGTTCGCGGCACTGATCCCGGCGTTCAGGGCGGGCCGGATGAACGTACTGAACGCGATCGCGACGGAATAG
- a CDS encoding ABC transporter ATP-binding protein has product MTSAVTIPRHGGAGGRTAVAARARQVVKAYGSGETRVVALDHVDVDIARGQFTAIMGPSGSGKSTLMHCLAGLDTVTSGQIYLDDTEITGLKDKKLTQLRRDRIGFIFQAFNLLPTLNAIENITLPMDIAGRKPDKAWLGRVVDTVGLSDRLKHRPTQLSGGQQQRVAVARALAARPEIIFGDEPTGNLDSRAGAEVLGFLRQSVDELGQTIVIVTHDPVAASYSDRVLYLADGRIVDEMYKPTAEAVLDRMKDFDARGRTS; this is encoded by the coding sequence GTGACATCGGCTGTAACCATTCCCAGGCACGGGGGCGCTGGAGGGCGTACGGCCGTTGCCGCGCGGGCGCGGCAGGTCGTGAAGGCGTACGGGTCCGGGGAGACCCGCGTCGTCGCCCTCGACCATGTCGACGTGGACATCGCCCGCGGCCAGTTCACCGCGATCATGGGCCCTTCGGGGTCCGGCAAATCCACGTTGATGCACTGCCTCGCCGGTCTCGACACGGTGACGTCCGGACAGATCTACCTGGACGACACCGAGATCACCGGCTTGAAGGACAAGAAACTCACACAGCTGCGCCGGGACCGGATCGGCTTCATCTTCCAGGCGTTCAACCTGCTGCCGACGCTGAACGCGATAGAGAACATCACGCTGCCCATGGACATCGCCGGACGGAAGCCCGACAAGGCCTGGCTGGGCCGGGTCGTCGACACCGTCGGGCTCTCCGACCGGCTCAAGCACCGGCCGACCCAGCTCTCCGGCGGTCAGCAGCAGCGGGTCGCCGTGGCGCGGGCCCTGGCCGCACGCCCGGAGATCATCTTCGGTGACGAGCCGACCGGAAACCTGGACTCGCGGGCGGGGGCCGAAGTACTGGGCTTCCTGCGGCAGTCGGTGGACGAGCTGGGCCAGACCATCGTGATAGTCACGCACGACCCGGTGGCCGCCTCGTACTCCGACCGTGTGCTGTACCTCGCCGACGGCCGGATCGTCGACGAGATGTACAAGCCGACCGCCGAGGCCGTCCTGGACCGCATGAAGGACTTCGACGCCCGGGGGCGTACGTCATGA
- a CDS encoding MerR family transcriptional regulator translates to MRIGELAAATGTTPRALRHYEQAGLITSERAANGYRLYDPGTAVRVRNIRHLLDAGLTLDDVQVFLPCLDGDVTAGPASEAALRVAAERLAVLEGRIAAQAAVRDRLAAALREATGARIRPVA, encoded by the coding sequence ATGCGCATCGGCGAACTGGCGGCGGCGACCGGCACGACCCCGCGTGCCCTGCGGCACTACGAGCAGGCGGGCCTGATCACCTCCGAGCGCGCCGCGAACGGCTATCGGCTCTACGACCCCGGTACGGCCGTCCGCGTCCGCAACATCCGCCACCTCCTGGACGCCGGTCTCACCCTCGACGACGTACAGGTGTTCCTGCCGTGCCTGGACGGTGACGTCACCGCGGGGCCGGCCTCGGAGGCGGCCTTGCGGGTCGCCGCCGAGCGCCTCGCCGTGCTGGAGGGACGCATCGCCGCGCAGGCCGCCGTACGCGACCGGCTCGCGGCGGCCCTGCGCGAGGCCACCGGCGCCCGCATACGGCCGGTGGCCTGA